One Candidatus Woesearchaeota archaeon DNA window includes the following coding sequences:
- a CDS encoding UPF0147 family protein translates to MDEQVTEIIEFIGELTDDGNVPRNVKTKLKEISNELKKTTDDNKSLTVNKLLADLDDIAGDANLDSFTRQQLWSITSMLEGI, encoded by the coding sequence ATGGATGAGCAAGTAACAGAAATTATTGAATTTATTGGTGAATTAACTGATGACGGCAATGTGCCACGGAATGTGAAAACAAAACTCAAAGAAATCAGTAACGAACTCAAAAAAACAACAGATGATAACAAATCATTAACAGTAAATAAATTGCTTGCAGACCTTGATGATATCGCAGGAGACGCGAATCTTGATTCGTTTACCCGACAACAATTATGGAGCATTACTAGCATGCTAGAAGGCATCTAA